One Parachlamydia sp. AcF125 DNA segment encodes these proteins:
- the rfbC gene encoding dTDP-4-dehydrorhamnose 3,5-epimerase, whose amino-acid sequence MEFIPTPLEGAFMIDLNKFGDERGFFARLFCQKEFARHGLESGIVQVNNSFSAKKGTLRGLHYQLAPYEETKLVRCIQGALYDVIVDLRVDSPTFKKAFGAVLSSENRLMMYVPKGFAHGFMTLEPDSEIMYFVSQFYSQEYERGVRWDDPAFAIGWPAAPALISERDKNHPDFDLSEHLNKVAR is encoded by the coding sequence GTGGAATTTATACCCACACCCCTGGAAGGGGCTTTTATGATTGATTTAAATAAATTCGGAGATGAGCGGGGATTTTTTGCTCGCCTTTTTTGCCAAAAAGAATTTGCTCGGCATGGTTTAGAGTCGGGTATTGTGCAGGTGAATAATTCTTTCAGTGCTAAAAAAGGAACCTTGCGAGGCTTGCATTATCAACTTGCTCCTTATGAGGAAACAAAGCTGGTGCGCTGCATTCAAGGAGCCCTATACGATGTGATCGTGGATTTGCGCGTTGATTCGCCAACTTTTAAAAAAGCTTTTGGAGCCGTATTGTCTTCTGAAAATCGCTTAATGATGTATGTGCCAAAAGGATTTGCCCATGGTTTTATGACGCTAGAGCCCGATTCAGAAATCATGTATTTTGTTTCTCAATTTTATTCCCAAGAGTATGAAAGAGGTGTGCGGTGGGATGATCCAGCCTTTGCGATTGGTTGGCCTGCAGCGCCCGCCCTTATTTCAGAGCGGGATAAGAACCATCCAGACTTTGATTTGAGTGAGCATTTAAATAAGGTGGCCAGGTAG
- the rfbG gene encoding CDP-glucose 4,6-dehydratase, translating to MIDDFKNTLRGLPVLVTGHTGFKGSWLSIWLQALGAKVIGYSLPAPTQPSHFSVTNLGQKIVHVTGDVCNYEKIYDTIQEHQPLFVFHLAAQSLVLKSYADPKETFDVNVGGTVNVLEAVRKSDCVKGCLVITTDKCYENKEWVWGYRENDRLGGKDPYSASKAMAELATQAYRSSFFESSKAIASARAGNVIGGGDFSDFRLVPDCMKALMNKKLIEVRNPYSVRPWLHVLDALSGYLCLAQNLLTQGQAFAEAWNFGPLEQQGVSVEALVQKAVDYWGEGGWINLEAPNQKKEMNLLRLNWEHAAHRLKWSPVYGWQEALKDTVNWFKSFQKFSLEGEYEKIFQLTLEHIQEYCLQAQKRKLGWAESKNQQAVEE from the coding sequence ATGATCGATGACTTTAAAAACACACTTAGAGGCCTACCCGTTCTAGTGACAGGACATACCGGCTTTAAAGGTTCTTGGCTTTCCATTTGGTTGCAAGCATTAGGGGCAAAAGTGATCGGGTATAGTTTACCTGCGCCTACCCAGCCAAGTCATTTTTCAGTGACAAATTTAGGTCAAAAAATCGTGCATGTGACAGGAGATGTCTGCAATTACGAAAAAATTTACGACACGATTCAGGAGCATCAACCCCTCTTTGTATTCCATTTAGCGGCGCAATCGCTTGTTTTAAAATCTTATGCAGATCCCAAAGAGACATTCGATGTGAATGTGGGGGGAACTGTCAATGTATTGGAAGCAGTGCGAAAAAGTGATTGTGTGAAAGGGTGCTTAGTGATCACGACCGATAAATGTTATGAAAACAAAGAATGGGTTTGGGGATATCGGGAAAATGATCGATTAGGAGGAAAAGATCCTTATAGCGCAAGTAAAGCAATGGCTGAGCTTGCCACACAAGCTTACCGCTCCTCCTTTTTCGAGTCCTCTAAAGCGATCGCCTCTGCCAGAGCGGGAAATGTGATTGGGGGAGGCGATTTTTCAGATTTCCGCCTTGTGCCAGATTGCATGAAAGCTCTGATGAATAAGAAATTAATTGAAGTCAGAAACCCTTACAGCGTGCGTCCATGGCTACATGTTTTAGATGCTCTGAGTGGATATTTATGTCTTGCTCAAAATTTATTGACACAGGGACAAGCCTTTGCTGAAGCATGGAATTTCGGCCCATTAGAACAGCAGGGGGTTTCCGTAGAAGCGCTTGTGCAAAAAGCTGTTGACTATTGGGGAGAAGGGGGATGGATCAATTTGGAAGCGCCTAATCAAAAAAAGGAAATGAATCTTTTGCGCCTTAACTGGGAGCACGCCGCACACCGCTTAAAATGGAGTCCTGTGTATGGTTGGCAAGAGGCATTAAAAGATACAGTCAATTGGTTTAAATCTTTCCAAAAATTTTCCCTGGAAGGGGAGTATGAAAAGATCTTTCAGTTGACCCTGGAGCATATCCAAGAATATTGCTTGCAAGCCCAAAAGCGCAAATTAGGGTGGGCGGAATCCAAAAATCAGCAAGCTGTGGAGGAATAG
- a CDS encoding sugar phosphate nucleotidyltransferase, with amino-acid sequence MNNSFKNVPVFILCGGLGTRIKEETEFRPKPMVPIGNYPILWHIMHTYSCHGFKKFILCAGFKSEVIKSYFLNYASMNSDFTVDLKSNHLTVHSIDHEEDWEVTVAYTGEKTMTGGRVAIAAEKYLLDAEHAAVTYGDALTDANLRMEYEFHCSHGNIGTVLGVNPPSRFGEIRLNGDNVAEFSEKPEFKEKWINGGFFFFKKEFFSRYLNKDETCVLERQPLVDLAKDGELNMYRHRGFWACMDTQRERDYLNELWASGHAPWIRTLPFVERGTVSNRVLKDKVQ; translated from the coding sequence ATGAACAATTCTTTCAAAAATGTTCCCGTATTTATCCTTTGCGGAGGTTTGGGAACCCGCATAAAAGAAGAAACTGAATTCAGGCCCAAACCCATGGTTCCCATTGGAAACTATCCCATTTTATGGCATATCATGCACACCTATAGCTGCCATGGATTTAAAAAATTTATTTTATGCGCGGGATTTAAATCGGAAGTGATTAAATCCTATTTTTTGAATTATGCCTCGATGAACAGCGATTTTACTGTCGATTTAAAATCAAATCACCTGACTGTTCACTCTATAGATCACGAAGAAGATTGGGAAGTAACGGTTGCCTATACTGGCGAGAAGACCATGACAGGTGGGCGCGTGGCTATAGCCGCTGAAAAATATTTGTTAGATGCCGAACATGCGGCAGTAACTTATGGAGACGCTTTGACAGATGCGAATCTAAGAATGGAATATGAGTTTCATTGTTCACATGGGAATATTGGAACAGTTTTAGGAGTTAATCCTCCTTCTCGATTTGGCGAAATTCGCTTAAATGGAGACAATGTGGCTGAATTTTCTGAAAAACCGGAATTTAAAGAAAAGTGGATTAACGGAGGCTTTTTTTTCTTTAAAAAGGAATTTTTTAGCCGTTATTTGAACAAAGATGAAACCTGTGTGCTAGAAAGGCAACCGCTTGTCGATCTCGCTAAGGATGGGGAATTAAACATGTATCGGCATCGCGGATTTTGGGCATGCATGGATACGCAGCGGGAGCGGGATTATTTGAATGAGCTTTGGGCTTCTGGGCATGCTCCCTGGATTCGCACGCTTCCCTTTGTGGAGAGGGGCACAGTTTCCAATCGGGTATTAAAGGATAAAGTGCAATGA
- a CDS encoding DUF917 domain-containing protein, whose protein sequence is MKKLTVDQLDDLAIGSAILGSGGGGDPAYFYMMANYLMEKLGPVSIIKTSELKPDDFILPLGMIGAPLVETEKFPTGREYVSLIRDVETATGRKVTVLMPCEAAGSNAFVPVMIGNQLGLPVLDADLMGRAFPEVQMCSNRLLGLPPAPAFISDCLGNSVIINAQNSLTLEKIARQITISMGSWGLFADRPMTAQEAEKCVIHKSMSRALSIGKAHREAKAKGTDPLEAVLNLCKGLCIGTGKITDIDRTISKGFLKGSVAIQNKNDRLEICFQNEYLLAKCNGKILATTPDIIMLMEQETGEPITSESLRFGLKVDLIVLPSPSIWTTKQGLAVVGPRYFGYETDYLPIQKSRQKVLSLT, encoded by the coding sequence ATGAAAAAGCTTACAGTTGATCAACTCGACGATCTCGCCATCGGGAGTGCTATTTTAGGATCTGGCGGCGGGGGAGATCCCGCCTACTTTTACATGATGGCAAACTACCTGATGGAAAAATTGGGACCTGTTTCAATTATTAAAACCTCTGAGCTAAAACCAGACGATTTTATTCTTCCCCTGGGAATGATTGGAGCTCCTTTGGTTGAGACAGAAAAATTCCCTACAGGACGTGAGTATGTCTCTCTTATTCGTGATGTAGAAACCGCGACAGGTAGAAAGGTAACAGTGCTCATGCCATGCGAAGCCGCGGGGAGCAATGCTTTTGTGCCTGTCATGATTGGGAACCAGCTAGGCCTTCCTGTCTTAGATGCAGATCTTATGGGAAGAGCTTTTCCCGAAGTTCAAATGTGCTCAAACCGCTTATTAGGACTTCCTCCGGCTCCAGCCTTTATTTCCGATTGCCTGGGCAATTCAGTCATCATCAATGCTCAAAATTCTTTAACACTGGAGAAAATTGCCCGCCAGATCACTATTTCCATGGGATCTTGGGGACTTTTTGCCGATCGACCCATGACAGCCCAAGAAGCAGAAAAATGTGTCATTCATAAAAGCATGTCGCGGGCTCTTTCCATTGGAAAAGCCCATCGTGAGGCCAAAGCCAAAGGAACAGATCCGTTAGAAGCTGTTTTGAATTTGTGTAAAGGCCTTTGTATCGGTACAGGCAAAATTACCGATATTGACCGGACCATTTCTAAAGGATTTCTAAAAGGTAGCGTCGCCATTCAAAATAAAAATGACCGGCTGGAAATCTGTTTCCAAAATGAATATTTGCTCGCTAAATGCAATGGCAAAATTCTAGCTACCACCCCCGATATTATTATGCTCATGGAGCAAGAAACGGGAGAGCCTATTACAAGCGAATCGCTTCGGTTTGGATTAAAAGTCGATCTCATAGTCCTCCCCTCCCCTTCCATTTGGACAACTAAGCAAGGCCTCGCCGTAGTAGGACCCCGTTATTTTGGCTATGAAACAGATTATTTACCTATTCAAAAAAGTAGACAAAAAGTCTTGTCATTAACTTGA
- a CDS encoding hydantoinase/oxoprolinase family protein produces the protein MKKQRYKIGIDIGGTNTDVVLVNSETKIAAYTKVATTHEVNDGIRTGLKQIMQDTKIKGEEISGIFLGTTQAVNAIHQRHNLSRVGVIRIAGHHPQSLPSCFSWPKDLRDTLYVGTETVDGGFECHGDLITPINPPQIRKAVENLQKQKMESLAIVGVFASLNPCHELLAKEISQEVTKGKIPISLSHQIGGAGFIERENSTILNAALKSVMSNVFKNLVATCSDLGIACPIWVTQNNGSILDLAHAIEYPVLTISAGPTNSFIGGARLAQLEDAIVIDIGGTSTDIGVIRRGIPRQCLNNSKIGGISLNFSIPDVCSIALGGGSQVRIERNKFELDSKSCGNRTFIESVSFGGKQLTLTDIALALGHLEIPGARPKNVTLSHRGCKLVMDEALRKIYDLISTISPEERSLPIVMIGGGASLLPKNLLGGRCVIPPYANVANAFGAALAEISATVDTVVSLSEREKTLEALRQQAIQLAIQKGADFKTIKVVDLEILPYPYIPNQLARVIVRASGSQSAF, from the coding sequence ATGAAAAAACAAAGATACAAAATCGGGATTGACATAGGTGGAACAAATACAGATGTGGTGCTTGTCAATTCTGAAACAAAAATCGCCGCTTACACCAAGGTTGCCACAACCCATGAAGTCAATGATGGCATTCGGACGGGGCTTAAGCAAATCATGCAAGACACCAAAATTAAGGGAGAAGAGATTTCAGGGATTTTTTTGGGAACCACGCAAGCCGTTAATGCGATCCACCAAAGACATAATCTGAGCCGAGTAGGCGTCATCCGCATTGCGGGCCATCACCCCCAATCCCTCCCTTCTTGCTTTTCTTGGCCTAAAGATTTGCGCGATACCCTCTATGTTGGAACCGAAACAGTGGATGGAGGTTTTGAATGCCATGGAGACCTTATTACCCCTATTAACCCTCCTCAAATTCGTAAAGCTGTCGAAAACCTTCAAAAACAAAAAATGGAAAGCTTGGCGATTGTGGGGGTCTTTGCCTCGCTCAATCCCTGTCACGAGTTGCTAGCTAAAGAGATTAGCCAAGAAGTGACCAAAGGAAAAATTCCTATTTCCTTGTCTCATCAGATTGGCGGAGCGGGGTTCATTGAACGAGAGAATTCCACTATTTTGAATGCGGCTTTGAAATCTGTCATGTCTAACGTTTTTAAAAATCTGGTGGCTACATGCAGCGATTTAGGCATTGCTTGTCCTATTTGGGTCACTCAAAATAATGGTAGCATTTTGGATTTAGCCCATGCCATTGAATATCCCGTCTTAACCATTTCTGCCGGCCCGACAAATTCATTCATTGGTGGGGCAAGACTTGCCCAACTTGAAGATGCCATTGTGATTGACATTGGGGGAACTTCTACTGATATTGGGGTGATTCGCCGGGGGATTCCAAGACAATGCTTAAATAATTCAAAAATTGGGGGAATTAGTTTGAATTTCTCTATTCCTGATGTGTGCTCCATCGCCTTAGGAGGGGGAAGCCAGGTGAGGATTGAGCGCAACAAGTTCGAACTTGATTCTAAAAGCTGTGGCAACCGTACCTTTATTGAATCAGTCTCATTTGGGGGAAAGCAACTGACATTAACAGATATCGCTTTAGCACTTGGCCATTTAGAGATTCCGGGCGCACGCCCTAAAAATGTGACTCTCTCTCACCGGGGGTGTAAATTAGTGATGGATGAAGCCTTAAGAAAAATTTATGACCTCATTTCCACTATCAGCCCAGAAGAACGTTCCCTCCCTATCGTCATGATTGGAGGAGGAGCTTCTCTACTTCCTAAAAATCTTTTAGGTGGACGCTGCGTTATTCCTCCTTATGCCAATGTGGCTAACGCCTTTGGAGCAGCATTGGCTGAAATTTCTGCCACAGTTGATACCGTGGTTTCATTGTCCGAAAGGGAGAAAACGCTGGAAGCTTTGCGGCAACAGGCCATTCAGCTAGCCATCCAAAAAGGAGCCGATTTTAAAACCATTAAAGTCGTGGATTTAGAAATTTTGCCATATCCTTATATCCCCAACCAGCTGGCACGCGTGATTGTCAGAGCCTCGGGAAGTCAAAGCGCTTTTTAA
- the epmA gene encoding EF-P lysine aminoacylase EpmA translates to MHKLALLKDRAQMLAKARHFFSQRGILEVDCPMISRYAAVDEHIDLIPVQYMGTDRRYLHSSPEYGMKRLMVEGMGDIYQLSHVFRDGEYGRKHNPEFMMAEWYRLGFSFDQMIVETVDFIRLFLGDIPFTSMTYREVFQHFASFDYLQVTTEELRQYIQDAGIDHIHSIAGEDKDGLLNIILGLVVEPQLGRNGLFVLSHYPASQAALAQTVRYGDEHVAERFEVYFEGVELANGYHELANAQEQKKRLMEANTHREKLLGKESLPIDEHFLAALEKGLPECCGVAVGFDRLMMLRHRCLSLAEVIPFDWNLA, encoded by the coding sequence ATGCATAAACTTGCCCTTCTCAAAGACCGCGCTCAAATGTTAGCAAAAGCGCGCCATTTTTTCTCTCAGCGAGGAATTCTAGAAGTTGATTGCCCCATGATTAGTCGATATGCTGCTGTGGATGAGCATATCGACTTAATTCCTGTGCAATATATGGGAACAGATCGCAGATATTTACACTCCTCTCCAGAATATGGGATGAAGCGCTTAATGGTGGAGGGGATGGGGGATATTTACCAGCTTTCGCATGTTTTCCGCGATGGAGAGTATGGACGTAAACATAATCCAGAATTCATGATGGCCGAATGGTACCGTTTAGGCTTTTCTTTCGATCAAATGATCGTCGAGACGGTTGATTTTATCCGTCTTTTTCTAGGGGACATTCCCTTTACTTCGATGACCTATCGAGAAGTTTTTCAACATTTTGCCAGCTTCGATTACCTGCAAGTCACGACAGAAGAATTGCGCCAATATATCCAGGATGCAGGCATTGATCACATCCATTCTATAGCAGGTGAAGATAAAGATGGATTGCTCAATATTATTCTTGGCTTAGTGGTAGAGCCTCAGCTAGGACGCAATGGCTTATTTGTGCTTTCCCATTATCCCGCCTCGCAAGCAGCTTTAGCCCAAACAGTGAGATATGGCGATGAGCACGTTGCAGAGCGGTTTGAGGTGTATTTTGAAGGCGTAGAGCTTGCGAATGGCTACCATGAGTTAGCAAATGCTCAAGAGCAAAAAAAACGGTTGATGGAAGCCAATACACATCGTGAAAAGCTCTTAGGAAAAGAATCTTTGCCTATTGATGAGCATTTTTTAGCTGCCTTAGAAAAAGGCTTGCCCGAGTGTTGTGGAGTAGCGGTTGGCTTTGATCGACTGATGATGTTGAGGCATCGATGCCTCTCCCTTGCTGAAGTTATTCCTTTTGATTGGAACTTAGCTTAG
- the efp gene encoding elongation factor P, which yields MAYVSTNEFKQGLKVEVEGQPYTIVANEFVKPGKGQAFNRVKLKHLMTGRVIERTVKSGDKFELADVVESEMRMLYKESDGVVFMDDKTFEQIKISNQNIGETMDWLMEDIVYEIIFYKGEPVTVEPPTFMEMEIVETSPGVRGDTSGRVLKPAVTASGAKVQVPIFIEQGEIVKIDTRTGEYVSRASS from the coding sequence ATGGCATATGTGAGCACAAACGAGTTTAAGCAAGGGCTTAAAGTGGAAGTAGAAGGACAACCTTATACAATCGTGGCAAATGAATTTGTTAAGCCCGGCAAAGGCCAAGCCTTTAATCGCGTTAAACTTAAGCATTTAATGACAGGGCGCGTGATCGAGCGCACGGTTAAATCGGGAGATAAATTTGAGCTTGCTGACGTGGTAGAATCTGAAATGCGCATGCTCTACAAAGAGTCTGATGGCGTTGTTTTCATGGATGATAAAACGTTTGAACAAATTAAGATTTCTAACCAAAACATTGGCGAGACAATGGATTGGCTGATGGAAGATATTGTTTATGAGATTATTTTCTATAAAGGAGAGCCCGTCACGGTAGAGCCTCCCACTTTCATGGAAATGGAAATTGTGGAAACTTCACCGGGTGTGCGCGGTGATACTTCAGGCAGAGTTTTAAAACCAGCTGTAACAGCAAGCGGAGCCAAAGTACAAGTCCCCATTTTCATCGAGCAAGGTGAAATTGTGAAAATTGACACCCGCACTGGCGAGTATGTTTCTCGGGCATCTTCTTAG
- a CDS encoding type II toxin-antitoxin system RelE/ParE family toxin — MKEKKYKILFSKNYLKGLEKIPKKDQKAIRENISSLAHNPHPEGCGDYRVVYTIKGTILLILVIEVGHRKDIYR, encoded by the coding sequence ATGAAGGAGAAAAAGTATAAAATACTATTTAGCAAAAATTATTTAAAGGGCCTTGAAAAGATCCCCAAAAAAGACCAAAAGGCTATTCGTGAAAACATTTCATCCCTCGCTCATAATCCCCACCCCGAAGGATGTGGGGATTATCGGGTCGTTTATACAATCAAGGGCACAATTTTGCTTATACTTGTCATTGAGGTCGGACATAGGAAAGATATTTACCGTTGA
- a CDS encoding NADH-quinone oxidoreductase subunit N, producing MNTALHFADFASISPLPILLIGALLLILIESFSESLSRKGAFGFSIAVILAALWATFKAPFEGHPLLSAWLQFDAIGRYFTTLFLGIGLGVACLSATFFQRVESSRGEFYFLLISSLFGLVLITTAVDFLVLFLGLETLSIALYILCGYRKKCSLSQEASLKYFLMGSIAAAVLLYGIALIYGAIGTTHFNALLPGYRGLHSVTDKTLFLSGIALVTMGIAFKAAIVPFHLWAPDVYEGASTPVTAFMAVGTKAGAFAAFVRLFLGVLPQFDPVWNDAIVWLAYLTLIYANFLALKQTHLRRFFAYSGISHAGFLLLPLVAGTSESLPALLFYLAIYVIATLGCFATLALLDRADEGFVVKDLQGLFRRSPLLAGSFILCLLTLGGIPPTVGFFAKFYVFKVAFQAGYHGLVAIGLLTTILSAYYYLRIVAVMLAEEPSEKVSIFYSWPAAVVGVLSCAAIVVLSCYPTPLLAWLN from the coding sequence ATGAATACGGCGCTGCACTTTGCTGATTTCGCTTCGATCAGCCCCTTGCCGATCTTATTAATAGGAGCACTTTTATTAATTCTTATCGAAAGTTTTTCAGAATCACTATCCAGAAAAGGGGCTTTTGGTTTCTCTATAGCAGTGATCCTAGCAGCCCTTTGGGCTACTTTTAAAGCACCTTTTGAGGGGCATCCCTTGTTGTCCGCTTGGCTGCAGTTTGATGCCATCGGACGCTACTTTACCACCTTATTTTTAGGGATTGGCCTTGGCGTGGCTTGTTTGTCTGCTACTTTTTTTCAACGCGTTGAAAGTTCGAGAGGAGAATTTTACTTTTTGCTGATTTCCTCTCTTTTCGGGTTGGTTTTAATTACAACCGCGGTGGACTTTTTAGTGCTGTTTTTAGGATTAGAAACCCTTTCCATTGCTCTTTATATTTTATGTGGCTATAGGAAGAAATGCTCCCTTTCTCAAGAAGCTTCCCTCAAGTATTTTTTAATGGGGTCGATTGCTGCAGCCGTTCTTCTTTATGGAATAGCTTTGATTTATGGGGCGATAGGGACCACCCATTTTAACGCCTTATTGCCGGGCTATCGAGGATTGCATTCGGTTACGGATAAAACCCTCTTTCTCAGTGGCATCGCTTTGGTGACGATGGGAATTGCCTTTAAGGCTGCTATCGTGCCTTTCCATCTTTGGGCGCCCGATGTCTATGAAGGAGCTTCTACGCCTGTGACAGCCTTTATGGCAGTCGGAACTAAGGCAGGTGCTTTTGCGGCTTTTGTCCGTCTCTTTTTGGGAGTTTTACCCCAATTTGATCCGGTTTGGAACGACGCGATTGTTTGGTTGGCTTATCTCACCTTAATCTATGCGAATTTTTTAGCATTAAAGCAAACGCATTTGCGCCGGTTTTTTGCTTATTCTGGAATTTCGCATGCCGGATTTTTACTCCTTCCTTTAGTAGCAGGAACTTCCGAATCCCTACCAGCCTTGCTATTTTATTTAGCGATTTATGTGATCGCGACTTTGGGTTGTTTTGCGACGCTTGCTTTATTGGATCGGGCTGATGAAGGGTTTGTGGTAAAAGATTTACAAGGGTTATTTAGGCGATCTCCCCTCTTAGCAGGAAGCTTTATCCTTTGTCTTTTAACTCTCGGAGGGATTCCTCCTACCGTGGGATTTTTTGCCAAATTTTATGTCTTTAAAGTGGCCTTTCAGGCCGGTTATCATGGGCTTGTGGCGATAGGACTTTTGACAACCATCTTATCAGCCTACTATTACTTGCGCATTGTTGCTGTGATGCTGGCAGAAGAGCCTTCCGAAAAGGTATCGATCTTTTATTCTTGGCCAGCAGCAGTCGTGGGCGTTCTTTCATGCGCAGCTATCGTAGTTCTTTCTTGCTATCCAACCCCTTTATTGGCTTGGTTGAACTAG
- a CDS encoding NADH-quinone oxidoreductase subunit M has protein sequence MQALLALFSIPFLAAILIVLLPIGYQKFLKRVAFLLGLLPLGMLLYHGAHLNGSSVQLPWLQPLSIEFYLRVDTLSLLFLYLTAVIIPVAILSAWGELPFPKIFYALVLILQGLLIGFFTARDLALFTIFWEAMLIPLYLMINLWGGPHGQSAALRFLVYMIAGSAFMILAVLALYFSSSSSGPATFNLDALTKIAPNLPYASGLCAIFLLAFSVKTPLFPFHAWQPDAYCQASTSGTILLSSLLSKAGIYGILRVSYGLFPTIMQQWNPCLLGLALVGVVYGGLAAWRQQDFKRLIAYSSLSHVNFILAGLFIWSSSSQTGAILQALNHGVTIAGLFLVIGWLEERVGTTSMREISGLAKYFPQLCWITLMFVLASVALPGTNNFIGELLILYGLFSQNAGLAGFLSLAIVLSVTYMLRFMQKVYFENPTPLKQTGKDVSGKQMAVAFPLIALILWIGLYPDPLLKQIESISPMSLLTKSQEAP, from the coding sequence ATGCAAGCGTTATTGGCGTTATTCTCGATTCCATTTTTGGCTGCAATCTTAATAGTACTGTTGCCAATAGGATATCAAAAATTTTTAAAAAGGGTGGCGTTCCTCTTGGGTTTATTGCCTTTAGGAATGTTACTTTATCATGGGGCACATTTGAATGGCTCTTCTGTTCAGCTTCCCTGGTTGCAGCCCCTTTCGATTGAATTCTATTTACGGGTGGATACGTTGTCGCTGCTCTTTCTTTATTTAACAGCGGTGATTATTCCTGTGGCGATCCTATCGGCTTGGGGCGAACTCCCTTTTCCCAAAATTTTTTATGCCTTGGTTTTAATTTTACAAGGTCTCCTCATCGGATTTTTTACAGCGAGAGATTTAGCTCTTTTTACCATCTTTTGGGAAGCAATGCTTATCCCTCTTTATTTGATGATTAACTTATGGGGAGGGCCGCATGGCCAATCTGCCGCTCTTAGGTTTTTGGTTTACATGATTGCGGGCTCGGCTTTCATGATTTTAGCTGTTTTAGCGCTTTATTTTAGTTCATCTTCAAGTGGCCCTGCGACTTTTAATTTAGATGCTCTGACTAAAATTGCCCCCAATCTTCCTTATGCCTCAGGATTATGTGCCATTTTTCTTTTAGCTTTTTCGGTTAAAACGCCCCTTTTTCCCTTTCATGCTTGGCAGCCGGATGCCTATTGCCAAGCTTCAACTTCAGGCACCATTCTTCTTTCCTCGTTACTTTCAAAAGCAGGGATTTATGGAATTTTGCGAGTAAGTTATGGTTTGTTTCCCACCATCATGCAACAATGGAATCCTTGCTTATTAGGATTGGCGCTTGTCGGAGTAGTTTACGGTGGCTTGGCGGCTTGGCGGCAGCAAGATTTCAAACGTTTAATCGCTTATTCTAGCCTTTCACACGTCAATTTTATTCTAGCTGGGCTTTTTATCTGGAGCTCATCCTCCCAAACTGGAGCGATTTTACAAGCTTTAAACCACGGAGTAACGATTGCGGGGCTTTTTCTGGTCATTGGATGGCTAGAGGAAAGAGTGGGTACAACCTCTATGCGTGAAATCAGCGGATTGGCAAAATATTTTCCCCAGCTTTGTTGGATCACTTTGATGTTTGTTTTAGCGTCCGTTGCTTTACCGGGAACAAATAATTTCATAGGGGAATTGCTTATTCTCTATGGATTGTTTAGCCAAAATGCTGGGTTAGCTGGTTTTTTAAGCTTGGCTATCGTTTTATCGGTAACTTATATGCTCCGTTTTATGCAAAAGGTATACTTTGAAAATCCAACCCCTCTTAAACAAACGGGAAAGGATGTGTCAGGCAAGCAAATGGCAGTAGCTTTTCCTCTTATTGCCTTGATCTTGTGGATTGGTCTTTATCCAGACCCTTTGTTAAAACAAATTGAATCGATTTCACCTATGTCCCTACTCACTAAATCGCAGGAGGCTCCATGA